In Miscanthus floridulus cultivar M001 chromosome 8, ASM1932011v1, whole genome shotgun sequence, the sequence gtttttctctcacagattcTTCTAGATTCCTCCAGATTTCTCCAAAATTCCTCCGAGCGAACGACGCCTCTGTGTGAAAGCTATTGAGATGTTCAAACCATAGGCCCCgtttgtttcgctgaaaaaataaaccgaaacactgttctggttaatttgttgtgagaaaaatattgtttcgactgaaaaaaaaaataagctgaaaaagatggattatatGAGAAGTGAACAGGGCCATTGAGTGCTAATCTGGTGACGCAGTCCGCTCAATAATAATAATAGCAGTAGTAGTATTTGGGAGGCGTTTATCACTATCAAGGGGAGGTGAAGCAAAGCACCAACGTGAGTACGTGATGGCGCAAACGCGGCACCAGCAACCGGTTCGTTGGGTTGTCGCTTTGTTTATGTAACAGTTATTAAAAGTACACTGCTTCTATACATGTTGTACTACTGCTGCTATTCCTTGAGACTTGAATAAAAGTTGGTCTGTCACTCGCTATCCAACTCGAAATAATAAACGCATTTTGATCAGCAAAAAAGTCATGGAAAACAATTTTTGACCCACTAAAAAGTGAATATCTGAGTTGTTTTGAATTTAATTATGTTGATGTAATTTGAATAATAGTTGGTTAAACTTTATAAAATTGAACTTCTTTCGAATTTCAATACGAAATACACGATTatcatttcagaacagagcaaaTGAATAACGCTGAACCCCAAGCCAATAATTTGTGTCGAACTCTTTTTCCTTTATTGTTTTTCGGACTACCCAATTTGCTTTGTACAAAAGGAGCCTGAGTTCACACGACTCGGTCCACGCGGCTAATCTATCTACTCGGCGGCCGGCAGGTGCACGCGGCCATCGATCGGATCAGCCGGACAACACGCCGCCGGCGACGGCGAGGTACTCGTGCGGCGCCTCCCGCCGCACACGCGCGGCTGCGGTCGCGGTCGCGCCGGCGCTGGTCCCCGCGGCGGCAACACCCCGAGTCCTCGCCGGCTTGGCGCGCCCCGCGCCCTCCTCGTCGTCGGGTTCCGTCGGCGGCAGCTCGGCGCGGCACATGGGGCAGGTGGCCCGGATCCCGAGCCAGGGCGCGATGCAGCCGTGGTGGTACCAGTGCGCGCAGGGCAGCCGCACGACGGCGTCCGCCGCGGCGATCTCCTCCGTGCACACCGCGCACACCGTGCCGGCCACCCCCGCGGGCGCCCGCACCGGCGGCGGCGCCTCCGCGCGGCGGCCACCGGAGGAAGAGGGGGAGGAGGGACCAGGAGGGTCGACGACGGGGAAGGACTCCTCGTCGACGTAGTCCACCACCAGCGGGTTCCGCCCGAGAATCGACGAGAGGAGGTACCTCGCCGTGATCCAGTCGCCGTCGTCCATGATTCCGATCGATGCCCACCCACCCACCCTGTCGTCGTCGCCTGCGCTGTGTCTCTCTCTGCACGTACTAGCACTAGCAATGGTGGTGGTAgactggtagtagtagtattcctCTGCCCGCCTCCGTCTGTTAAATAGGAGTAGCAATCGCTTCGCTTTGCTCCCAGCCGcagcagggcagggcagggcagcaGTCGTTTTGTTGACGGTGCAGTGACGGGGACAGGGATGGCAGATAAGAATAAAGACTGGGTTGCCAACTTGCCTGCCTCACAGACGTGTCCTGACCAGGATAACTTTCAGCagcacatgcacatgcacatcgGTTGGGGGCGGGAAAGACAGGCGGGAGCCCGGTTGGAGTAGCTATCCCGAGGGGAATTCCCTGTCCACCGCAATTCTGTGGGCTGCGAGGCCCGAGAGCGGATGTTCCATCTAGGCGTAAAGGTTTCGGTAATATAATTCTATGAAACCCGGTTGGGTACTTGGGTTAAATCCGTTATTGAGAATTTGTTAATGATTCAATGACTGTTTTCAAAAAAATAACTAATAACCGATCAAAATCGGTTTCGGTCAACCGCAAAACCCATTAAAATTTCTACAGGGGATAATGCAACAACATAATTGTGAAAAGCACCCAACAAATTATGCATCATGTGATGAAACAAAAGGAAAAGCAACAAAAGAATGCTTCTAACAAATATATTCTcatcaaaatacatttaaatttgCAAAATAGAGATACAATTTTAGTGATTAATACAATAGTCAAAAAGACATTCGGTTAATGCCGGTTTAAATCCAAATAAAACATAGTTATCGATATAGCCAAAGTCTTCATCAATAGATCACAAAAAAATTGATTAACATTTTTTTCGGTTAAACAAAAGGCACAGAATTAAGGAGCTCGGCCGTGCTCGAGTGCTCCGTGTCTGCGCCATCCGCATGCGACGGCAAGCGCAGGTCGAGCTTGGCCGCGCGCGAGCGCTCCGTCTCCGTCAGCAAGTGGAGCTCCGCCGTGCGGGAGCTCTGTCCAACACTGGTGGAGCTCATCCGCTCACGATCATGGACGAAAGTGAAGCGGCCGGTGACGATCACGGCACCGACTCCGACAGCATTCGGTACGTTCCAGACTCACTGGCCAGCGACACCTGTGTTCCAGATTCATTCGAGGACATCGAGGAAGAAGCTAGAATTGCTGCACATGTTGCTGCTGAAGCAGAAAAGGATGAGAAAGCCCTTGCGATTGTCCGTCCAATGATGTTTAAAATCATCTTCCCTAATTTTCCTGAACTACACAAGTGATGCGAAACGAGCAATGGTGTACTCTTGTTTTTTTTATCTAATCGATTACATGCAGTAGGAGTACATTTTTGTGAAACACTAAGCTATGCAGCGATGAAATTCACTGCATCTTGATAAATTTCCTTATCTACTTGTTGCCTTATTGGAAGTTGATGAATTCTCTCTAACGTTCCCTTCTTCATACGAGGGATAGCATAATGTTGCCCTCCTTTTGCACGCATAATCACTATCATGCACCCCTGCAGTGTTAGGAACACACGGTTTGACCTGTCCACCGGATATTCTAAATACGCTTTGATCACATTCGACTCAATTTCTTGGATGTTCGATGGAGATGACTTTTCAAACAATGCCTGCAGAGCTGAAAAAAAACCCAGATCCAAAATATTAAGATCCGGAGAGTTGGGTGGCTGACACATTTGCCGTATATCCCACCCATCTGCTTGTGCAGCGACAAAAATCTAGATCGTCAATTGCAATATGCGCTAGATAACTCTCCACGGAACCCCCGTATCAGCAGCGACGTACGGACTTCGTTACTCCCTCCTTCATCATGCCTGGAGCTGATCTTTCTAAGCACCTGGCATAGATGATCCTTTTTATGTCAGGAGGGTAGTGCCTCCTCCTCTTGATATTGTTAGGAATGcctacacacacaaaaaaaaacatgCTCGTGTTCAAATAGCCGTACGTGCATGGGACATGCAGCAACAAAAACAAATGAGAAAAAAACAATGACGCCTGCATCAGAACGTCCATCGGGTACCAACCTGAATCGAATGCCACAAAATCAGCTTCATCGGCAGCGGCGTCATTTTGGTCCATGGCATGTGCACCGTTGTCCGTTTCTTCAGTTTGGTCCATGGCGTGTACACCATTGTCCGCTTCACCAGCTTCAGGTTGAGCCACGGCGTCTCCTTCGGCTCCAGCTTCATCCGTGCCATCAGCTGCGTCGTTGTCGCTCTCGTGGTCATCGCCATCACCTGCGATGGATGCCGTTGAACTATTACACTTGGAAAGGCACACATGGGAACACAATCGATATATAGAAACAGAAACCAGGAATGAGTACCTTCGTTGCCAGGGTCCCAAACGAAATCATAGTTCAAATCAAGTATGCCTCCTTCAAATTCCTCAATTTCATTCCAATCAATAGGCTGATTCAGATCTAGACCGGGCATTATGAGTAGAGGGAAGATTAGAGGAGTAAGATATGGTGTCCACTGTGAATAAGCATTCCCTGTATTTATAGGAGGAACATACCGGAGGCATAGGCCATGGCGCCACATGCAAATCAATTTCCATTAGCGCCAATGAAAATTTTGTAGGCGCCAACGGACAAAATGGGCACGCGCCAAGGAAGAAAATTTCGGTCATGCGAGAGAAATTAGCGCGCGCCGTGCATGCAGTTCCTTTGGCGCCCCAACGGAAAAAAAATCCATCTGCATGCAAGCAGGACGGAGCAAGGGAATAGTCCGATCGAGCCGTTGCTTTGGCGCGCCGAAGAGTGAATGGCTCGCAGTTGATGCATGCACGACAACTACTTAAATTAGACGCGGAGCCGAAGCGCTCTTCTTGGAAGCCACAGCATTAAACTCGTTTATTGGTCTTTGTGAAAATAGAATCGCGCCTTGTATTcacggacggagggagtatcataCCTAAAAAGCCGTCTCTAATTTTGACCCTAGCACTCCCCTATGCCAGAGCAGGGGAAGCCCTCCCAACATCAGCTCCACGTTGTTCATTTTTGTGCTACACTGTTCAGTAGTGCATCTAGAGCTGGAGCCAGAGCAGTAGAGCACACCGAAGCCTGGCAAATGAAGCCTTATTTTGAGGAGAGAAAGAAGGCTTCATACTACACTGCAAAAGATTCTATAGAagccaaacttgattttagaggATAAGGTCTCCCAGACAGGGACTATAAGCCATCGTGGAAAAGCGCCACCTTCAGTTTCTTTTTTCAGAGCAGCGCACCATGAAATCAAGCTCTATTTTCTATATATATGTAATATACATATAAAAAAGAAATGAACTCTGGCAGATATAAAGTAGTAGATATTAGTTTTCCTTTTTGGAAGGAATAAGCTAGAGGGTTGGTGCGCATTTGACTCGTTCACACACCATCTGAAACGCAAATGAACTTATGCCCACAACAAACACGACCGAACAGGGGCAGCAATGTGTGCTCCAGACGTGATGCTGCCAGCAGtcacaaaaaagaaagaaagaaagaaagaaagaaagaagacgtGATGCTGCCAGAGTGGCCAGGGAAGCATAACTGAATGCAAGTCTGACATTTAGAAGCCACCCCATGTATAAGAAGTCAGTCAAAAATCTTGagacaaagaaagaaaagaaagaaagaaagaagacgtGATGCTGCCAGAGTGGCCAGGGAAGCATAACTGAATGCAAGTCTGACATTTAGAAGCCACCCCATGTATAAGAAGTCAGTCAAAAATCTTGAGACTCCTCTCCACAAAAGGAGGAAAAACATAGCATGAGGGGTAATACCCATTCTATCCACAGCAACATACCAACTGCAATATTACTTTGGTATAATAGTACAGTTCCGAACCTAAagctattatattatattatataagaAATGGAAAGAAACATATAGGTAATAATAATTCAATTCCATTCCGATATCAT encodes:
- the LOC136475102 gene encoding E3 ubiquitin-protein ligase CIP8-like; the protein is MDDGDWITARYLLSSILGRNPLVVDYVDEESFPVVDPPGPSSPSSSGGRRAEAPPPVRAPAGVAGTVCAVCTEEIAAADAVVRLPCAHWYHHGCIAPWLGIRATCPMCRAELPPTEPDDEEGAGRAKPARTRGVAAAGTSAGATATAAARVRREAPHEYLAVAGGVLSG